A genomic segment from Candidatus Brocadia sinica JPN1 encodes:
- a CDS encoding site-specific DNA-methyltransferase, with translation MPTLQFKGKNIIWNHHLSVPYHTLEEVSKLNFQPEKSNGNLIIEGDNLLALKALLPMYAGKVKVVCIDPPYNTGNDVAEGKSWVYNDNVNSPLLKDWLGKEVARDDLTRHDKWLCMMMPRLKLLRDLLDDNGAIFITIDDNEYSNLKALMDEIFGEENFVANVVWQARKSVQNDTDISVNHNYVLIYAKNRRQEERRLKESNAEKWDAIPGFVLKPLLLDKSKFSNPDNDPRGLWKADPFDAPGIRDNLMYAIVNPITGEKFLPPKGRHWRTEEDNYVKWLKEKRIVFGKKGTSGPQLKVFWDDKKEFGEIEISWWGDCSAEAYIEDGIDYETACEWTTYGTTTAGSKLLQSLFDSEKVFNNPKPIELLRHIMKLAAGKDALILDSFSGSGTTGHAVMDLNKEDGGNRRFILVQMTEATENEPNKNICKDITRERIKRAIEKYSYDSGFQYLRVGQPLDAETLLEGKLPDYKTFARYVYYLCTGENLKDEKKISEKKFFAGDFGNQAIYLIYKQDYEALTRMALNLEVAERITAEQPNKKRIVYAPACFLDEEYMESNQIEFVNIPYNLFQRGNV, from the coding sequence ATGCCAACCTTGCAATTTAAAGGGAAAAATATCATCTGGAATCACCATCTCTCCGTGCCTTATCACACACTTGAGGAAGTTTCAAAACTGAACTTCCAGCCTGAGAAATCAAACGGCAATCTCATTATCGAAGGCGATAATTTACTGGCATTGAAAGCCCTATTGCCGATGTATGCAGGCAAGGTGAAAGTCGTCTGCATTGATCCGCCGTATAATACTGGCAATGATGTGGCTGAGGGGAAAAGCTGGGTATACAACGATAATGTTAATAGCCCACTGTTGAAGGATTGGTTAGGAAAAGAAGTTGCTCGTGATGACCTAACTCGCCATGATAAATGGCTCTGCATGATGATGCCGCGATTGAAACTACTAAGGGATTTGCTTGATGACAACGGTGCTATTTTTATAACTATCGATGACAATGAATACTCAAACCTCAAGGCCTTAATGGATGAAATATTTGGAGAAGAGAATTTTGTTGCTAACGTTGTATGGCAAGCAAGAAAATCTGTGCAAAATGATACCGATATAAGTGTAAACCATAATTATGTCTTGATATATGCAAAGAATCGTCGACAGGAAGAGAGACGACTTAAAGAAAGTAATGCAGAAAAATGGGATGCTATACCTGGCTTTGTGCTTAAGCCACTTTTATTGGATAAATCGAAGTTTAGCAATCCAGATAATGATCCAAGGGGGTTATGGAAAGCTGACCCATTCGATGCTCCCGGCATCAGAGATAATTTAATGTATGCTATTGTTAATCCCATTACAGGGGAAAAGTTCTTGCCTCCCAAAGGGCGCCATTGGCGTACCGAGGAAGATAATTATGTAAAATGGTTAAAAGAAAAACGAATTGTATTTGGTAAAAAGGGAACAAGCGGGCCTCAATTAAAGGTTTTCTGGGATGATAAAAAAGAATTTGGTGAGATTGAAATATCCTGGTGGGGCGACTGTTCCGCCGAAGCGTATATTGAAGATGGTATTGATTATGAAACAGCATGTGAATGGACAACATACGGTACGACGACTGCTGGGTCAAAATTATTACAATCCTTATTTGATTCAGAAAAAGTGTTTAATAATCCAAAACCTATAGAATTGCTTCGTCATATTATGAAGCTTGCTGCTGGAAAAGACGCCCTCATCCTCGACTCCTTCTCCGGCTCCGGCACTACTGGTCATGCGGTTATGGACTTGAACAAGGAAGACGGCGGCAATCGCAGGTTTATCCTTGTCCAGATGACTGAGGCAACGGAAAATGAGCCAAACAAAAATATCTGTAAAGACATCACCCGTGAGCGGATTAAGAGGGCGATTGAGAAATACAGCTATGACAGCGGATTTCAGTATCTCCGTGTGGGACAACCTTTGGATGCAGAGACATTGCTTGAAGGCAAACTGCCCGATTACAAGACCTTTGCAAGGTACGTATATTATCTCTGCACGGGTGAAAACCTGAAGGACGAGAAAAAGATAAGCGAGAAAAAATTCTTTGCGGGTGATTTCGGCAATCAGGCGATTTATCTGATTTACAAACAGGACTATGAGGCATTGACCAGAATGGCGCTTAATCTTGAGGTTGCCGAAAGGATTACTGCCGAACAGCCCAACAAGAAGCGGATTGTTTATGCCCCTGCCTGCTTTCTTGACGAAGAATACATGGAATCCAATCAGATTGAGTTCGTAAACATACCGTATAACCTTTTCCAGAGGGGTAACGTGTAA
- a CDS encoding ABC1 kinase family protein, translating to MQLRKIGQKIRDIRRFNQILRILTKHGFGFAIQQLHLEEHIIGRGIIKTRILRRFTEPLESRAVRLRKVLEELGPTFIKFGQILSVRPDLIPLDLCNELSKLQDSVPPFSYENARKQIKDSFGRYPEELFVSFDPSPLAAASLGQVHRAQLKTGENVVVKVQRPDIRKMIETDIDILYALAQLASRYMQDVKFFNPVGIVDEFSRVITKEIDFTYEAHNIDKFRKNFKDSTTVHIPRVFWDYTKPRVITIEEIIGIRLNDYINQPHTTEEKKAVAANGANAVLQQIFVDGFFHADPHPGNIFILSDNAAAFVDFGIVGRLDEEARNAIVSLLIAASMKNINGILKALAMLGAFVEEEESVREFKHDVSDFLERYYDIPLKQVEISTILPQAVDLMTRHKLKIPPQFHILIKALATMDGVARQLDPEFNTIAHTRPFVEKLVHERHDPKRIFKDATLYSSELLDILKIIPKDAYEIVKKIKRGNLKIEFEHQGLSKFIAEMDKSSNRISFSLVISALIIGSSLIIMANRGPMVYGFPVLGILGFVFAGILGLGLAIGVLRSGRL from the coding sequence ATGCAACTCCGAAAAATCGGCCAAAAGATCCGGGATATACGCCGTTTCAATCAAATTCTCAGGATATTGACCAAACATGGTTTTGGTTTTGCCATCCAGCAACTTCATTTAGAAGAGCATATCATTGGCAGGGGCATTATCAAAACCCGGATATTACGCCGTTTTACAGAGCCTCTGGAATCAAGGGCTGTCCGCCTCAGGAAGGTATTGGAAGAACTCGGCCCTACATTCATAAAATTTGGGCAAATCCTGAGTGTCCGACCAGACCTGATTCCTTTAGACCTCTGCAATGAACTGAGCAAACTCCAGGACAGCGTCCCTCCCTTTAGTTACGAAAACGCCAGAAAGCAGATAAAGGACTCCTTTGGAAGGTATCCGGAAGAATTATTTGTCTCATTTGATCCATCTCCCCTGGCAGCTGCCTCCCTGGGACAGGTACATCGGGCGCAACTCAAGACGGGTGAAAACGTCGTCGTAAAGGTGCAACGACCCGATATCCGTAAAATGATCGAAACGGATATAGATATTCTTTATGCCTTGGCCCAACTAGCCAGCCGGTACATGCAGGATGTCAAATTTTTTAATCCGGTTGGTATCGTTGATGAATTTTCCAGGGTCATAACAAAGGAGATAGATTTTACCTACGAAGCGCATAATATTGATAAATTTCGCAAAAACTTTAAGGACAGCACCACCGTCCATATCCCCAGGGTCTTTTGGGATTATACCAAACCCAGGGTCATTACCATAGAAGAAATCATTGGCATCCGGCTGAATGATTACATAAACCAACCTCATACAACCGAAGAAAAAAAGGCCGTTGCCGCAAATGGCGCCAATGCCGTCCTGCAACAGATATTCGTTGACGGATTCTTCCATGCTGATCCTCATCCGGGAAATATTTTCATCCTGTCTGACAACGCAGCCGCTTTTGTGGATTTTGGGATTGTGGGCAGGCTTGATGAAGAAGCACGTAATGCCATCGTAAGCCTCCTGATTGCTGCGTCCATGAAAAATATCAATGGTATCTTAAAGGCGCTGGCAATGCTGGGAGCCTTCGTCGAGGAAGAGGAATCCGTACGGGAATTCAAACACGATGTCAGCGATTTTTTGGAAAGGTACTACGATATCCCTTTAAAGCAGGTCGAAATCTCCACAATCCTGCCCCAGGCAGTCGATTTAATGACACGGCACAAATTAAAGATACCACCACAATTCCATATCTTAATCAAGGCCCTCGCTACTATGGATGGTGTCGCCAGGCAGCTAGACCCGGAATTTAACACCATCGCCCACACAAGACCATTTGTAGAAAAACTTGTCCATGAAAGGCACGACCCGAAACGCATATTTAAAGACGCGACCCTGTATTCTTCGGAACTCCTGGATATCCTGAAGATAATTCCAAAAGATGCATATGAAATTGTAAAAAAGATAAAAAGAGGAAACTTAAAGATCGAATTTGAGCACCAGGGACTGTCAAAATTCATAGCTGAAATGGACAAATCAAGCAACCGGATTTCATTTAGCCTTGTCATCTCCGCCCTGATTATCGGCTCCTCCCTTATTATTATGGCCAATAGAGGTCCCATGGTATATGGCTTTCCCGTGCTGGGTATACTGGGATTTGTCTTCGCGGGTATTCTCGGATTGGGACTGGCAATAGGAGTTTTACGATCAGGGCGTTTGTAA
- a CDS encoding phasin family protein: protein MMTDIIGKVINLGFGALIVTKENIEELIDEMVKKGEIKKDEAKAQVNELLKRVSSSKQEIESKIEKIVENALHKLDIPTRKELQQMQKKLEEIIKRLESREDQTE from the coding sequence ATGATGACAGATATCATCGGTAAGGTAATCAACCTCGGTTTTGGCGCACTGATTGTAACGAAAGAGAATATTGAGGAACTCATTGATGAAATGGTAAAAAAAGGGGAAATCAAGAAGGATGAAGCAAAGGCACAGGTAAATGAGCTACTGAAAAGAGTGTCATCAAGCAAACAGGAAATTGAATCTAAGATTGAAAAGATTGTGGAAAATGCGCTCCACAAGCTGGATATACCCACACGAAAAGAACTTCAACAAATGCAGAAAAAACTTGAGGAGATCATAAAGAGATTGGAATCAAGAGAAGACCAGACAGAGTAA
- a CDS encoding DUF2284 domain-containing protein: protein MHTQDSAMPEIQAVLPSLQSSNDLCNVLIKKAIELGCEQAVIIHPNTITVGRWVQLKCKYGCEEYGKKLTCPPHSPSHEETKEILREYNKALLLHGHLSWQMRYITAEVEKMAFSMGFYKAFGLGAGPCKLCENCETTASCVRTMEARPSMEACGIDVYQTARNHNLKIETLKNNNEEANIYGLVLLE from the coding sequence ATGCACACCCAGGATTCGGCAATGCCTGAAATTCAAGCCGTTCTTCCATCACTTCAGTCCTCTAACGATTTGTGTAATGTATTGATCAAAAAAGCAATAGAACTCGGTTGCGAGCAGGCAGTCATTATTCATCCCAACACAATTACCGTTGGACGATGGGTTCAATTGAAATGCAAATACGGATGTGAAGAATACGGAAAAAAACTCACCTGTCCCCCCCACTCACCATCGCATGAAGAGACGAAAGAAATTCTCAGGGAATATAATAAGGCATTACTTCTCCATGGGCACCTGAGCTGGCAGATGCGCTACATTACCGCTGAGGTTGAAAAAATGGCATTTTCCATGGGATTTTATAAAGCCTTTGGACTCGGAGCCGGTCCTTGCAAATTGTGTGAAAATTGCGAAACCACTGCATCATGTGTTCGCACCATGGAAGCCAGACCTTCCATGGAGGCGTGCGGCATCGATGTCTATCAGACAGCAAGAAATCATAACTTAAAAATAGAAACGCTGAAAAACAACAACGAAGAGGCCAATATATACGGCCTGGTCTTACTGGAATAA
- the radC gene encoding RadC family protein, whose product MKEEKKHPTIKQLPTHERPRERLIQSGDEHLTDAELLGIIIRDGTTNYSAVDLAKKLLSEYGDFRRLSLASVGELCKIKGIGPARAAQIKASLAIAKRFSTISVKPLQQFKCSNDIFGHFHERLRGRKQEIFLIVLLDNKNRIMKELTISSGSLTSSIVHPREVFNPAIKESAASVVFVHNHPSGDPEPSKEDIQITQRLLEAGNIVGIRVLDHIIIGNECFVSFKDKGIMS is encoded by the coding sequence ATGAAGGAAGAGAAGAAACATCCTACGATCAAACAGCTTCCCACCCATGAAAGACCCCGGGAAAGGCTCATTCAAAGTGGTGATGAACACCTGACAGACGCGGAACTTTTAGGAATCATCATCCGTGATGGTACTACAAATTACAGCGCAGTTGATTTAGCCAAAAAGCTTCTCTCTGAATATGGGGACTTTCGAAGGCTGAGTTTGGCTTCTGTCGGTGAATTGTGCAAAATAAAAGGAATAGGCCCGGCGCGTGCTGCCCAGATCAAGGCGTCTTTGGCCATTGCAAAACGTTTTTCTACCATTTCGGTAAAACCCCTCCAGCAATTTAAATGCAGTAACGATATTTTTGGTCATTTCCATGAACGTTTGCGGGGAAGGAAACAAGAAATCTTTTTGATTGTTTTGCTGGATAATAAAAACCGTATTATGAAAGAATTAACTATTTCTTCCGGCAGCCTGACATCCAGCATCGTCCACCCAAGAGAGGTATTCAATCCTGCAATTAAGGAATCTGCGGCTTCAGTAGTCTTTGTACACAATCATCCCTCCGGTGACCCGGAACCAAGCAAAGAAGACATCCAGATAACCCAACGGTTGTTAGAGGCAGGAAATATTGTTGGCATAAGGGTTTTGGACCATATCATCATCGGAAACGAGTGTTTTGTGAGTTTTAAGGACAAGGGGATTATGTCTTGA
- the tadA gene encoding tRNA adenosine(34) deaminase TadA: MFETTDAHEYFMRQAIVEAEKAVEKDEVPVGAVIVCENRIIARAHNQREMLNDPTAHAEMIAITQAAAYLQNWRLTRTTIYVTLEPCAMCAGALVQSRVGTLVYGTVDKKAGACSSVMNLVQEPRFNHRLEVIPNILANECKCLLQKFFLENCRTK, translated from the coding sequence ATGTTTGAAACTACCGATGCACACGAATATTTCATGAGACAGGCTATTGTTGAGGCAGAAAAGGCTGTGGAGAAGGACGAGGTGCCTGTGGGGGCCGTAATTGTTTGTGAAAACCGTATTATAGCCAGGGCACATAACCAACGTGAAATGCTCAATGACCCAACTGCCCATGCCGAAATGATAGCAATAACTCAGGCAGCCGCCTATTTGCAGAACTGGCGTTTGACCAGGACAACGATCTATGTTACCCTGGAACCTTGTGCAATGTGCGCCGGAGCATTAGTACAGTCAAGGGTTGGTACGCTTGTTTACGGGACTGTAGATAAAAAGGCTGGGGCATGCTCATCAGTGATGAATCTTGTTCAGGAGCCCAGGTTTAACCACCGTTTGGAAGTTATACCCAATATCCTTGCCAACGAGTGTAAGTGTTTGTTGCAGAAGTTCTTTTTGGAAAACTGTCGTACTAAGTAA
- the dnaX gene encoding DNA polymerase III subunit gamma/tau: MSYVVLARRYRPQTFEDLVGQEPIVTTLRNAIRSNRVAHAYLLAGPRGVGKTSMARILSKALNCQHGPTDTPCNICDICRGISDGNDIDVLEIDGASNRGIDEVRNIRQNVGYAPSRARYKIYIIDEVHMLTREAFNALLKTLEEPPSHVKFIFATTAANRLPETVQSRCQRFDFKNISIHDIEKRLLDICKAEGVLVEPAAIHMIARYARGGLRDSQSVLDQLLSFCKDRISPEDVNFVLGCIDEDKIHGMFDSFAKKDVSSALRIVDEVLTEGKTPGEFIDQLLSCVRDLLIFSSCGQEATWFEFNASFVRRHGKSFSCDTLVYMVQILSDSKMRTTDSLLQRILLEMAVIKLCRMESVGLLNEIVEKIASLEDRLVRCDSVPGRKNEEIAPVQKSVAQQMVLESVSEEYHTAAAKGNDFENLSDEKSVWGKVLLMVQSKKKSTWALLKEGRCVGFKDGEISIEFPGNCSFHKEKLDQTEEKKLIEQCAKEVVQRDVRLKLVVSKNGSPEKRKTDVSSGHESSHLQPVDSLLSEPAVKKTLDLFGGHVVKVNK; this comes from the coding sequence ATGTCGTATGTTGTATTAGCCCGCAGATATCGCCCTCAAACCTTTGAGGATCTGGTTGGGCAAGAGCCCATCGTAACAACTCTCAGGAATGCTATCCGCTCCAACAGAGTTGCCCATGCCTATTTGCTGGCAGGACCCCGCGGGGTGGGGAAGACTTCGATGGCACGGATACTGTCAAAGGCGCTAAACTGCCAACACGGACCTACGGATACACCCTGCAATATCTGTGATATTTGCCGAGGCATCTCCGATGGGAATGATATTGATGTTTTAGAAATTGATGGCGCTTCCAACCGGGGGATCGATGAGGTGCGAAATATCCGGCAAAACGTCGGCTATGCTCCGTCCCGGGCTCGTTATAAAATTTATATCATCGATGAAGTTCATATGCTTACCCGTGAGGCTTTTAACGCACTCCTGAAGACTCTCGAAGAACCACCGTCACACGTCAAGTTTATTTTTGCTACAACAGCAGCCAATCGCCTTCCTGAAACTGTGCAGTCCCGATGCCAGCGGTTCGATTTTAAAAATATTTCCATCCACGATATTGAAAAGCGGCTTTTGGATATCTGCAAGGCTGAAGGTGTGCTGGTCGAACCCGCTGCCATTCACATGATTGCAAGATATGCCAGGGGTGGGTTGCGGGATTCTCAGTCGGTTTTGGACCAACTCCTTTCATTTTGCAAGGACAGGATTTCGCCGGAAGATGTAAATTTTGTTTTGGGTTGTATTGATGAAGACAAGATCCATGGTATGTTCGACAGCTTTGCCAAAAAGGATGTATCCTCTGCCTTGAGGATTGTGGATGAGGTTTTAACTGAAGGAAAGACGCCGGGGGAATTTATTGACCAGTTGCTCTCGTGCGTCAGGGATCTTTTGATCTTTTCTTCCTGTGGTCAAGAGGCAACGTGGTTTGAGTTTAATGCCTCTTTTGTGCGACGACATGGAAAATCTTTTTCTTGTGATACCCTGGTGTATATGGTCCAAATCCTTTCGGATTCGAAGATGCGTACGACAGACTCCCTCTTGCAGCGTATTTTGCTGGAAATGGCTGTAATTAAGTTGTGCCGGATGGAATCTGTTGGTTTGTTGAATGAAATTGTAGAAAAGATTGCATCATTGGAAGATAGACTTGTGCGTTGCGATAGTGTGCCAGGGAGGAAAAATGAAGAAATAGCGCCGGTTCAAAAATCTGTTGCTCAGCAAATGGTGTTGGAATCAGTATCAGAGGAATATCATACGGCAGCGGCTAAAGGTAATGATTTCGAGAACCTGAGTGATGAAAAAAGTGTTTGGGGGAAGGTGCTGCTCATGGTTCAGAGCAAAAAAAAGTCAACCTGGGCGCTTTTGAAAGAAGGCCGATGTGTTGGGTTCAAGGACGGGGAAATAAGCATCGAATTTCCCGGTAATTGCTCATTTCACAAAGAAAAACTTGATCAAACCGAAGAAAAGAAACTTATCGAACAGTGTGCCAAAGAGGTAGTGCAGAGAGACGTGAGGCTAAAACTTGTAGTATCCAAAAATGGAAGTCCTGAAAAAAGAAAAACGGATGTATCCTCGGGGCATGAATCTTCTCATCTGCAGCCGGTCGATTCGCTACTTTCTGAGCCTGCAGTAAAAAAGACCCTGGACCTTTTTGGTGGGCACGTCGTTAAGGTTAATAAATAA
- a CDS encoding YbaB/EbfC family nucleoid-associated protein — protein MKGFGNIAEMMKQAQKQAQKMQKQMEEIQNDLKERVVEASSGGGMVTVHMNGKQEILSIKIDPEVVDPKDVQMLEDLILSAISQALKKSQELYQSEMGKVTGGLNMPGMQGLFGGM, from the coding sequence ATGAAAGGTTTTGGTAATATTGCAGAAATGATGAAACAGGCACAAAAACAGGCGCAAAAAATGCAAAAGCAGATGGAAGAGATTCAAAATGATTTGAAGGAACGTGTTGTAGAGGCCAGTTCCGGTGGTGGAATGGTCACTGTGCACATGAATGGCAAGCAGGAGATTCTCTCTATCAAGATCGACCCGGAGGTGGTAGATCCGAAAGACGTACAGATGCTCGAAGACCTGATTCTTTCTGCTATTTCACAAGCACTTAAGAAATCACAGGAGTTATACCAGTCTGAGATGGGAAAAGTTACCGGAGGGCTGAATATGCCCGGAATGCAGGGATTGTTTGGTGGTATGTAA
- the recR gene encoding recombination mediator RecR: MNAYPQSVIKLIDEFGKMPGIGQKTAERLACHILKLPAEEAMQLAYAIRDVKKHAKTCSVCFNVSENDPCHICSDMSRDRSVICVVEQLADFLTIEKTGKYHGLYHVLQGHISPLEGIHPESLTIEKLLQRVKADHVKEVLLATNLNMEGDATALYIHKQLYVLGVRITRLARGLPTGSYLEYANTAIVADAISGRSEMLGV; encoded by the coding sequence TTGAATGCGTATCCGCAATCCGTGATAAAACTTATCGATGAATTCGGCAAGATGCCTGGTATAGGACAGAAAACGGCAGAACGCCTTGCGTGCCATATCTTAAAACTACCGGCAGAAGAAGCTATGCAGCTTGCCTACGCCATCCGTGATGTAAAGAAACATGCCAAGACGTGTTCGGTCTGTTTCAATGTTTCAGAAAATGATCCGTGTCACATTTGTAGTGATATGTCGAGAGACAGATCTGTGATTTGTGTCGTTGAACAACTTGCGGACTTTCTGACGATAGAAAAGACGGGGAAATACCATGGCCTTTACCATGTACTCCAGGGGCATATTTCTCCATTGGAGGGTATTCACCCCGAATCTCTGACAATTGAAAAACTTTTGCAGCGAGTGAAGGCGGATCACGTGAAAGAAGTTCTTTTGGCTACGAATCTCAATATGGAAGGAGATGCAACTGCTTTGTATATTCATAAACAATTGTATGTCTTAGGTGTTCGGATTACAAGGCTTGCGCGTGGATTGCCAACGGGAAGTTATCTTGAATATGCAAATACGGCGATTGTTGCCGATGCCATCAGTGGTAGAAGTGAGATGTTAGGAGTTTAA
- the rpoN gene encoding RNA polymerase factor sigma-54 — protein sequence MKMQSSLLPQLQQKLKLSPQIIQSIEILQLPLLALVEHIQQEMVDNPVLEEVLDEKKDENPKEGDDVVQVAEDNEKVDEIDKLGEIAEDWRDYYSQTTVRRNNVSEERDQKQEALENTAAKPMSLHDYLMGQLSLIDIPDHLVEVCENTIYSIDKSGYLASPLEEIMQSLEKPLSLEEVKDALKIIQTLEPPGVGARNLQECLMLQLDKRDPNYQLTKELLLNHLEDIEMKKYPLIAKKTGYSLEVIKRQVEFIRTLNPKPGSLFCDETIPYVVPEVKVEYIDGKYEVFLIDNTNLPHLHISSFYRKFLNENGTDTSTRQYIQKKIESAKWLIDAIEQRRSTLYKVASKIVELQKDFLDEGIHRLRTLKMQDVADVVGVHVSTVSRAIAHKYIQTPQGIFEMKFFFTGGFQNVDGSMESWEAIRQKLAEIVAKENKANPLSDEEVAEKLHASGIAIARRTVTKYRRIMKIPSSRQRREY from the coding sequence ATGAAAATGCAATCATCCTTATTACCGCAGCTTCAACAAAAGCTGAAATTGTCTCCCCAAATCATCCAATCAATTGAGATTTTACAGTTACCGTTATTGGCCCTTGTTGAGCATATACAGCAAGAGATGGTAGATAATCCTGTGCTTGAAGAGGTGTTGGATGAGAAGAAAGACGAAAATCCCAAAGAGGGGGATGATGTAGTTCAGGTTGCCGAAGATAATGAGAAAGTCGATGAAATTGATAAATTGGGCGAGATTGCCGAAGATTGGCGTGATTACTATTCACAAACAACAGTACGACGAAATAACGTTTCGGAAGAACGTGATCAAAAGCAGGAAGCATTAGAGAACACGGCAGCCAAGCCGATGTCCCTTCATGATTATTTAATGGGACAGTTGTCATTAATTGATATTCCGGATCATCTCGTAGAGGTATGTGAAAATACCATTTATTCAATAGACAAATCCGGATATTTGGCTAGTCCGTTAGAAGAAATTATGCAATCCCTTGAAAAACCTCTTTCTCTGGAAGAAGTCAAGGATGCATTGAAGATTATTCAGACATTGGAACCGCCCGGTGTTGGCGCCAGGAACCTGCAAGAATGTTTAATGCTCCAACTGGACAAACGGGACCCAAATTATCAACTGACAAAGGAACTACTCCTCAATCACCTGGAAGATATCGAAATGAAGAAATATCCCCTCATAGCAAAAAAGACCGGATACAGCCTGGAGGTGATAAAGAGACAAGTGGAGTTTATACGTACGTTGAACCCCAAGCCTGGTTCTCTTTTTTGTGATGAGACTATTCCGTATGTAGTTCCAGAAGTAAAAGTAGAATATATTGATGGGAAATACGAGGTATTTCTTATTGACAACACCAATCTGCCTCATTTACATATCAGTTCTTTTTATAGGAAATTTTTGAATGAGAATGGCACTGACACATCGACGCGCCAGTATATACAAAAGAAAATTGAATCGGCGAAATGGCTCATTGATGCTATTGAACAGAGACGGAGTACGTTATATAAGGTAGCCTCTAAAATAGTAGAGTTACAAAAGGATTTTCTTGATGAGGGAATCCATCGTCTTCGGACGCTCAAGATGCAAGATGTTGCAGATGTTGTTGGCGTACACGTTTCAACGGTAAGCCGTGCCATTGCGCATAAGTATATTCAGACACCGCAGGGCATATTCGAAATGAAATTCTTCTTTACGGGAGGTTTTCAGAATGTAGACGGGTCAATGGAATCATGGGAAGCGATAAGGCAGAAGCTTGCCGAGATTGTTGCAAAAGAAAATAAAGCAAATCCATTGAGCGATGAAGAAGTCGCTGAAAAATTACATGCATCCGGTATCGCCATCGCCAGGAGAACGGTGACAAAATATAGACGGATTATGAAAATACCATCATCAAGACAGAGGAGGGAATATTAA